One genomic segment of Paenibacillus durus includes these proteins:
- a CDS encoding YlbG family protein: MIAERTGYIIWVSDVKAARNLEKYGTLHYISRKMHYAVMYVNTDRAEEIMKNVRRLSYVRKIERSFRNELKTEYSGSEPDKTRYYGL, encoded by the coding sequence ATGATTGCGGAACGCACAGGTTATATCATTTGGGTCAGCGATGTAAAAGCCGCGCGCAATTTGGAGAAATACGGCACCCTGCATTACATTTCACGGAAAATGCATTACGCGGTCATGTACGTAAATACGGATCGTGCAGAGGAAATTATGAAGAACGTGCGCAGACTGTCTTACGTTCGCAAGATTGAGCGTTCGTTCCGGAATGAGCTGAAGACGGAGTACTCCGGCAGCGAACCGGACAAGACCCGCTATTACGGATTATAA
- a CDS encoding aminopeptidase, protein MKDPRIQKLAANLVGYSVDVQPGENVLVEMVGSERDLVKAIVEEIGKAGGHAFVQLIDRTVLRSMLMTATDESLRTWAEIDLNRMKQMQAYIGIRSGENVNDLSDVPEEKMRLYNSLYFHPVHSEQRVKHTKWVVLRYPNSSMAQLANTSTEAFEDFYFNVCNLDYAKMDKAQDPLAELMSNTDKVRITGPGTDISFSIKGIGAQKCSGHRNIPDGEVYSAPVRDSVNGTISYNAPTLYNGITFENIKLTFEKGKIIEATSSDTARLNEILDSDEGARHIGEFAIGFNPYILHPMKDILFDEKIAGSLHFTPGQAYDVTDNGNRSSIHWDLVLIQRPEYGGGEIYFDDRLIRKDGLFVIPELEALNPEHLI, encoded by the coding sequence ATGAAAGATCCCCGAATTCAGAAATTGGCCGCAAATCTGGTCGGTTATTCCGTAGATGTACAACCGGGAGAGAATGTGCTGGTCGAAATGGTCGGCAGCGAACGCGATCTGGTTAAAGCGATTGTAGAGGAAATCGGGAAGGCCGGAGGCCATGCGTTTGTGCAGTTGATCGACCGTACCGTACTGCGCAGCATGCTGATGACTGCGACTGATGAAAGTCTGCGTACTTGGGCTGAAATTGATTTGAACCGCATGAAGCAAATGCAGGCATATATCGGCATTCGCTCCGGCGAGAATGTCAACGACTTGTCGGACGTGCCGGAAGAGAAAATGCGTCTGTATAATTCGCTGTATTTCCATCCGGTACATAGCGAGCAGCGGGTGAAGCATACGAAATGGGTCGTTCTGCGGTATCCGAATTCCAGTATGGCACAGCTTGCCAATACGAGCACGGAAGCTTTTGAGGATTTTTACTTCAACGTCTGCAATCTGGATTACGCCAAAATGGATAAAGCCCAGGACCCGCTTGCGGAACTCATGAGCAATACGGACAAGGTGCGGATCACGGGTCCCGGAACGGATATCTCTTTCTCCATCAAAGGCATCGGTGCCCAGAAATGCTCGGGTCACAGAAACATTCCGGACGGCGAAGTATACAGCGCTCCTGTGCGCGATTCGGTTAATGGCACGATCAGCTACAACGCGCCAACCTTGTATAACGGCATTACGTTTGAGAACATCAAGTTGACTTTTGAAAAAGGTAAAATTATCGAAGCAACCAGCAGTGATACCGCCCGGCTTAACGAAATTTTGGATTCGGACGAAGGCGCGCGCCATATCGGCGAGTTCGCCATCGGCTTCAACCCTTATATTCTGCATCCGATGAAAGATATTCTGTTCGATGAAAAAATCGCCGGCAGCCTTCATTTTACGCCGGGTCAAGCGTACGATGTAACCGACAACGGGAACCGTTCCTCCATTCATTGGGATCTTGTGCTGATCCAGCGTCCGGAATATGGCGGCGGGGAAATTTATTTCGATGACAGACTGATCCGCAAAGACGGCCTGTTCGTCATTCCGGAACTCGAAGCGCTTAACCCGGAGCATTTGATATAG
- the ftsW gene encoding putative lipid II flippase FtsW — protein MKENNNRPRKGTPDFQLLILTLLLVGFGLIMVFSSSSALTLVSEKFGHDPLYFVKKQIVWVLLGTVAMFAAMNIHYSKFKKWYAPLFVITLVLLLFVATTEGINGASSWLSIGGLGIQPTELAKLSIILYLAALITKKGERLRDLRTGYIPVMVIVGIVAGLIMLQPDLGSCLILVATSGLVIFTGGASLKHILGSIVLLVLGVGLVLGGKMVIDSLSPHSKQAEANQDYRKGRIEAFIDPSKDPEGAGFNILQSLTALGQGGLGGSGIGKGVQKLHYLPYPYTDFIFAVIGEELGFAGTLLFLLVYLYFIWRGILVALRCKDPFGTLIGIGVMGLIAIQAFVNIGGVTKTIPLTGVTLPFISYGGSSLLVTMLSMGIILNISRENARPMKEEHTKSVRITGPVSR, from the coding sequence ATGAAAGAAAACAACAATCGCCCAAGAAAGGGCACACCGGATTTTCAACTATTAATCTTGACGCTGCTGCTCGTGGGATTCGGCCTCATTATGGTCTTCAGTTCAAGTTCAGCCCTCACTTTGGTCAGCGAGAAATTCGGTCACGATCCGCTGTATTTTGTGAAAAAGCAGATCGTTTGGGTTCTGCTCGGAACCGTTGCCATGTTTGCGGCCATGAATATTCATTATAGCAAGTTCAAGAAGTGGTATGCGCCGCTGTTCGTAATCACCCTGGTTCTGCTTCTATTCGTGGCTACTACCGAGGGGATCAACGGGGCAAGCAGTTGGCTGAGCATTGGCGGACTCGGCATCCAGCCGACGGAGCTTGCCAAATTATCGATTATCCTGTATCTGGCCGCCCTGATTACCAAAAAAGGCGAACGTCTGCGCGATCTGCGGACAGGTTATATTCCGGTCATGGTTATCGTGGGCATCGTCGCGGGACTGATTATGCTCCAGCCCGATCTAGGCTCCTGCCTCATTCTCGTCGCCACAAGCGGGCTGGTTATTTTTACCGGAGGGGCAAGCCTCAAGCATATTCTGGGGTCCATCGTACTGCTCGTACTGGGTGTTGGTTTAGTCCTGGGCGGAAAAATGGTGATCGACTCGCTCTCTCCCCATTCGAAGCAGGCGGAGGCCAATCAGGATTACCGAAAAGGAAGGATCGAAGCGTTTATCGACCCGTCCAAAGATCCTGAAGGCGCCGGATTTAACATCCTTCAATCGTTGACTGCGCTTGGACAGGGAGGCTTGGGCGGTTCCGGTATCGGCAAAGGCGTGCAAAAGCTGCATTATCTGCCATACCCGTATACCGACTTTATATTCGCCGTCATCGGCGAGGAGCTCGGCTTTGCCGGTACGCTTCTGTTTCTGCTGGTTTATCTCTATTTTATCTGGAGGGGCATTCTCGTAGCGCTTAGGTGCAAGGACCCTTTCGGAACCTTGATCGGCATCGGAGTCATGGGACTTATCGCGATTCAGGCCTTTGTCAATATCGGCGGGGTCACAAAGACCATACCGCTGACCGGTGTTACGCTTCCATTTATCAGCTACGGCGGCTCTTCGCTTCTGGTCACAATGCTGTCGATGGGCATTATCCTTAACATTTCGCGGGAGAACGCCCGTCCAATGAAAGAAGAGCATACTAAATCGGTCAGAATCACCGGTCCAGTCTCCCGCTAG
- a CDS encoding amidohydrolase → MEQKPIEMLQQDMVEWRRYLHQHPELSYQERETSAFVAGKLESFGIEVRRSESGYGVIGILKGAQPGKTVVLRADMDALPIQDEKECDYASKKSGVMHACGHDGHTSILLAAASYYSSRRNELRGEVRFLFQPAEEVCPGGALGMISEGVLEGADAVYGLHLWTTLPVGTVASAPGPLMASADEFFIDIIGKGGHAGMPHRAIDSIAAGAALVTQLHSIISRFVDPLQPAVLSVGTIQGGYAQNVVAERCRITGTVRAYNTETRELLKRRVEEMVASVPAAYGAESKLDYLMGYPPLINDEGEAARFFREAPAALGSSVRVERIEKQMPAEDFAYYVNEIPGCFMFVGAGNPEKNASYPHHHAKFDFDEEAMLYGVKLLIAMTDSCLNEAKAE, encoded by the coding sequence ATGGAGCAAAAACCGATAGAAATGCTGCAGCAGGACATGGTAGAGTGGCGCCGTTATTTGCATCAGCATCCGGAGCTGTCGTACCAGGAACGGGAGACATCGGCTTTTGTGGCAGGGAAATTGGAAAGCTTCGGGATCGAAGTGAGGAGAAGCGAGTCCGGTTATGGCGTTATTGGAATATTAAAAGGCGCACAGCCGGGAAAGACGGTAGTCCTTCGGGCGGATATGGACGCTCTGCCAATCCAGGACGAGAAGGAATGCGACTATGCTTCAAAAAAATCCGGCGTGATGCATGCTTGCGGGCATGACGGGCACACCTCCATCCTGCTGGCTGCAGCGAGTTATTACAGCAGCCGCAGGAATGAACTGCGCGGTGAGGTACGGTTCCTGTTCCAGCCTGCGGAGGAGGTATGCCCAGGCGGAGCGCTTGGCATGATTAGTGAAGGGGTGCTGGAAGGAGCCGACGCCGTGTACGGCCTGCATCTGTGGACCACGCTGCCGGTTGGAACGGTGGCAAGCGCACCCGGTCCGCTGATGGCGTCGGCGGATGAATTCTTTATCGATATTATCGGCAAGGGAGGACATGCCGGCATGCCGCACCGGGCGATTGACAGCATTGCGGCGGGAGCGGCGCTTGTTACGCAGCTTCACAGCATTATCAGCCGCTTCGTCGACCCGCTGCAGCCGGCCGTACTAAGCGTAGGCACCATTCAGGGCGGATATGCGCAAAATGTCGTTGCGGAACGGTGCCGGATTACCGGAACGGTTCGGGCATACAATACCGAGACCCGGGAGCTGCTTAAACGCAGAGTCGAAGAAATGGTGGCATCCGTTCCCGCGGCCTACGGCGCGGAATCGAAGCTGGATTATTTAATGGGCTATCCGCCGCTTATTAATGATGAAGGTGAGGCGGCCCGCTTTTTCCGGGAAGCGCCTGCGGCACTGGGCAGTTCGGTACGGGTTGAACGGATCGAAAAGCAAATGCCTGCCGAGGATTTTGCCTATTATGTAAATGAGATTCCCGGCTGCTTCATGTTCGTAGGGGCTGGAAATCCCGAAAAGAACGCGTCATATCCGCATCATCACGCCAAATTCGATTTCGACGAGGAAGCGATGCTGTATGGAGTCAAGCTGCTGATCGCCATGACGGATTCCTGCCTGAACGAAGCGAAGGCCGAATAA
- a CDS encoding YlbF family regulator, with protein MSVAEYNTVDMAEVLTNAYELGDMINQSAEVADYLYWKERVAANSDIQNLIRKLGTKKELFEETQRFGHFHPNYHTAKEEVAAVEAELDLFEEVARFKLAEKALDDMLHSMSETIAFAVSDSIKVPGNDPLPKGGCGSGGKCSCG; from the coding sequence ATGAGCGTAGCGGAATATAATACGGTCGATATGGCCGAAGTGCTGACGAACGCCTATGAATTGGGCGATATGATTAATCAATCCGCTGAAGTGGCGGATTATTTATACTGGAAGGAGCGGGTTGCCGCCAATTCCGATATCCAGAACCTGATCAGAAAGCTCGGAACCAAGAAAGAACTGTTCGAGGAAACCCAGCGTTTCGGCCACTTCCATCCGAATTATCATACTGCCAAGGAAGAGGTTGCGGCGGTGGAGGCCGAACTGGATCTATTCGAGGAGGTTGCCCGCTTCAAGCTGGCGGAGAAGGCGCTGGACGATATGCTCCATTCCATGTCGGAGACGATTGCCTTTGCGGTTTCGGACAGCATCAAGGTTCCCGGCAATGATCCTTTGCCTAAAGGTGGCTGCGGCAGCGGAGGCAAATGCTCCTGCGGCTGA
- a CDS encoding CBS domain-containing protein, whose product MTTNPVTVTLQDNIYEAAVKMRDNDTGFIPVVDFSDGNTLIGVVTDRDLVIRGYAEKHSGSTSVERVMTTGIRCASQSTSVDEAAELMASQQIRRLPVTDGKKLIGVVSLGDMAVRGIFADNAGSALSDISEQHGLH is encoded by the coding sequence ATGACCACTAACCCGGTTACGGTAACCCTGCAGGACAATATTTATGAAGCGGCCGTCAAAATGAGAGACAATGACACCGGATTTATTCCTGTCGTTGATTTCTCCGACGGCAATACGCTCATCGGCGTTGTTACCGACCGCGACCTTGTCATCCGTGGATATGCCGAGAAGCATTCGGGATCGACATCGGTGGAGAGAGTAATGACCACAGGAATCCGCTGCGCCTCGCAATCCACTTCAGTCGATGAAGCTGCCGAATTGATGGCTTCGCAGCAAATTCGCCGCCTGCCGGTTACGGACGGCAAGAAGCTGATTGGAGTCGTGTCTCTCGGCGATATGGCGGTGCGGGGTATTTTTGCGGACAATGCCGGATCCGCGTTGTCGGATATTTCCGAGCAGCATGGCCTGCACTAG
- a CDS encoding DUF1507 family protein, with protein MTSSELQEQLNILAVTLLQEDADKIQKLIEVQMENLATRYCPLYEEVLDTQMYGFSREVDFAVRAGLLHELAGREIVSKLERELAVLYEALNEKAKQ; from the coding sequence ATGACTTCGTCGGAATTGCAGGAACAATTGAACATCTTAGCAGTCACTCTTCTGCAAGAAGATGCCGATAAGATTCAGAAGCTCATCGAAGTGCAGATGGAGAATCTGGCAACTCGCTACTGCCCTCTCTATGAGGAAGTGCTGGACACCCAAATGTACGGCTTCTCCAGAGAGGTCGACTTTGCGGTCAGAGCGGGTCTCCTGCACGAGCTTGCAGGCAGAGAAATTGTAAGCAAGCTGGAACGGGAACTGGCGGTATTATATGAAGCGCTGAACGAGAAGGCGAAACAATAG
- a CDS encoding YugN family protein → MIFENTGLVGLQSNLQYLDESAEKAGFIRWQWEYYRATYDCKIEDAAGGGDYFLRINTRAVEGKLEKPDAVLAIEAVYLGKATFPHGLEYESTVPQSVLDIAGERIVELKTLLEA, encoded by the coding sequence ATGATTTTTGAGAATACGGGACTTGTAGGATTGCAAAGCAATCTTCAGTATCTGGACGAGAGCGCCGAAAAGGCTGGTTTCATCCGCTGGCAGTGGGAATATTACCGGGCTACCTATGACTGCAAAATCGAAGACGCTGCTGGGGGCGGGGATTACTTTCTGCGGATCAACACCCGCGCAGTCGAGGGCAAACTGGAGAAGCCGGACGCGGTACTTGCGATTGAAGCCGTTTACCTGGGCAAAGCAACCTTTCCCCACGGTCTGGAATACGAGTCAACCGTTCCACAGTCTGTGCTGGACATTGCCGGAGAACGGATCGTTGAATTAAAAACACTACTTGAGGCATGA
- a CDS encoding helicase-associated domain-containing protein produces the protein MTRNDRGTSDINAELQRLSGDACKVLKRICAAHADHPFQEGKEDSLRPFDMTRAEFRLALSELWREGWLVAVRKIEGSRLFFIPSGRWEAAQNHFFPIAPSALNSDGIHLSAQAGSGLTGELFRALLFTAEEGLPLTAKGAVHKKFVNLLAAMLQLNEGQLQKMGLRSPYPDDYPLPAILAIDLLLHLGLLERSQQAFSLAVPTVENWLCLDDSEMFTLLLNAVSRRYGRRTAADRHFRCLIARPEYIPGQWYSLKDTIGWMEAQGLSAPGDRASLMKASVAWLNGLAGFGWCEVGVTAGESPCFRWTSVKPPAEKPVRKDGQAAERIIVQPDLEVLVPEDTPYRLRWSLACFAELVQCDCMWSFRLTRERLERASGRGMSPQEIITWLDRCAKNGLPGEVRAVLGQWSRDIGRTSLAETLVLSCRNEQDADLIAGHPRLQGSLERLGPRHFGVNRDQANLVRKELASAGMAPLEGRPSRSDEAPSDSGLFRLSSPPSAESETQFALPSDPAAGLWYGDDYASALPPEMPPMLASPKELWPDSADVPSMWIKDRRRYHASTARLIMEQAMKWGTKVRLTMEERTCEFIPSRILPGAWKVSGYLLGQSGETSQERELSEEDWDKIQLVVPSFPAVPPSAPGGGCGMMR, from the coding sequence ATGACGAGGAATGACCGAGGAACCAGCGATATAAATGCGGAGCTTCAGAGGCTGTCCGGCGATGCATGCAAAGTGCTGAAACGAATCTGCGCGGCGCATGCTGACCATCCGTTTCAGGAAGGGAAGGAAGATTCGCTTCGTCCGTTTGATATGACCCGTGCCGAATTCAGATTGGCGCTTTCGGAGCTTTGGAGAGAAGGGTGGCTCGTTGCGGTACGGAAAATTGAGGGTTCGCGACTGTTCTTTATTCCGTCTGGAAGATGGGAGGCTGCGCAGAATCACTTTTTTCCTATAGCGCCTTCAGCCTTGAATTCAGACGGGATTCATCTGTCTGCCCAGGCGGGCTCTGGGCTTACGGGAGAACTGTTCCGCGCACTGCTGTTTACAGCGGAGGAAGGACTGCCTCTGACCGCCAAAGGGGCCGTCCATAAAAAATTTGTTAACTTACTCGCTGCTATGCTTCAGCTGAACGAAGGGCAATTGCAGAAGATGGGCCTCCGCTCGCCGTATCCGGACGATTATCCTCTTCCTGCCATCCTGGCTATTGATCTGCTGCTTCATCTGGGGCTGCTTGAGCGGAGTCAGCAGGCTTTTTCGCTTGCGGTCCCCACGGTGGAGAATTGGTTGTGTCTTGATGACAGCGAGATGTTTACGCTGCTTCTGAATGCAGTCTCCCGGCGATACGGCCGCCGGACGGCCGCCGACCGGCATTTCCGCTGTCTGATCGCTCGCCCGGAATATATTCCGGGCCAATGGTATTCGCTGAAGGATACGATCGGCTGGATGGAGGCTCAAGGGCTGTCAGCGCCCGGGGATAGAGCCTCGCTTATGAAGGCATCCGTTGCATGGCTGAACGGCCTTGCCGGATTTGGCTGGTGCGAAGTCGGCGTTACGGCCGGCGAAAGTCCTTGCTTCCGCTGGACTTCCGTGAAGCCGCCGGCGGAGAAGCCTGTAAGGAAGGATGGTCAGGCTGCGGAGCGGATTATTGTACAGCCGGATCTTGAGGTGCTCGTCCCGGAGGATACGCCTTATAGGCTTCGCTGGAGTCTGGCATGTTTCGCTGAGCTGGTTCAGTGCGATTGCATGTGGAGCTTCAGACTGACCAGGGAACGGCTGGAGCGGGCATCCGGTAGAGGGATGTCGCCGCAGGAGATCATAACCTGGCTGGATAGATGCGCAAAGAACGGTCTGCCTGGCGAGGTCAGAGCCGTTCTCGGCCAATGGAGCCGCGACATCGGCCGTACGTCGCTTGCAGAGACGCTGGTGCTCTCCTGCAGAAACGAGCAGGATGCCGATTTGATTGCCGGGCATCCCAGGCTGCAGGGCAGCCTTGAAAGGCTCGGCCCCCGCCATTTCGGGGTGAACCGTGACCAGGCTAACCTGGTCCGCAAGGAGCTCGCTTCAGCCGGTATGGCTCCGCTGGAAGGGCGGCCCAGCCGAAGCGATGAAGCGCCGAGCGATAGCGGATTATTCCGTCTAAGCAGCCCTCCATCTGCAGAGAGCGAGACTCAATTTGCGCTGCCATCCGATCCAGCCGCAGGGCTGTGGTATGGCGATGATTATGCTTCCGCCCTGCCGCCGGAGATGCCGCCAATGCTTGCGTCACCCAAGGAGTTATGGCCGGATTCGGCGGATGTCCCGTCCATGTGGATCAAAGACAGGCGCCGATACCATGCTTCAACTGCCCGTCTGATCATGGAACAGGCAATGAAATGGGGGACGAAGGTAAGGCTGACTATGGAAGAACGGACATGCGAATTTATTCCCTCCCGCATTTTGCCGGGGGCGTGGAAGGTATCCGGATATTTGCTCGGCCAATCCGGCGAGACTTCGCAGGAACGGGAGCTTTCCGAGGAGGATTGGGACAAGATTCAGCTCGTTGTTCCTTCATTTCCCGCCGTCCCCCCTTCTGCTCCGGGCGGCGGTTGTGGTATGATGAGATAG
- a CDS encoding Asp23/Gls24 family envelope stress response protein, with translation MAEQLQLEMGNIRISNDVVSKIAGMAALETPGIAAMSGGLSEGWAKRLSGKNVQKGVTVEVGQLEAAVDLRIIVLYETPIHEVCRMLQQNVREAVESMTGLRVVEVNVKVEGVAFKNDEIS, from the coding sequence ATGGCGGAACAACTTCAATTGGAAATGGGAAATATACGAATCTCTAATGACGTAGTCTCAAAAATTGCCGGTATGGCTGCCTTGGAGACTCCGGGAATCGCAGCCATGTCGGGAGGGTTGTCTGAGGGCTGGGCCAAGCGTCTTAGCGGTAAAAACGTGCAAAAAGGCGTAACCGTGGAAGTAGGGCAGCTGGAGGCGGCGGTAGATTTGCGGATTATCGTGCTGTACGAAACGCCGATTCATGAGGTATGCCGGATGCTGCAGCAGAACGTTCGCGAAGCGGTGGAGAGCATGACAGGCCTGCGCGTCGTCGAGGTGAACGTCAAGGTGGAAGGCGTTGCTTTCAAGAACGATGAAATTTCGTAA
- a CDS encoding HPr family phosphocarrier protein yields MSSNSNNAAIVEIAQTASKFASSIVLQADNKYIDVKSILGLFTTLVSSQNYELHVHGSDAEEAKKAMSEVFAKHDLKFMVVEE; encoded by the coding sequence ATGTCCAGTAACAGTAACAATGCAGCCATCGTGGAAATTGCTCAAACAGCGAGTAAGTTCGCTTCCTCGATCGTACTTCAGGCTGACAACAAGTACATTGACGTAAAAAGTATCCTCGGTTTGTTCACAACTCTGGTATCCAGTCAGAATTATGAACTGCACGTACACGGAAGCGATGCCGAGGAAGCCAAGAAGGCGATGAGCGAAGTCTTCGCCAAGCACGACTTGAAATTTATGGTTGTGGAAGAATAA
- a CDS encoding DNA repair helicase XPB — protein sequence MINKGPCLVRRDRTVLLDCSHPEFEPARDRLPMFAELVKSPPLYHTYRITPLSLWNAAALGASADGITECLGQLSGHGLPSGLAEEMKLLMSRYGRLTLHSADGAERLLLRGDSVELLNEPEVGTAAAACGFQRTGPLEMTGNAAHRGMLKQELARAGYPVLDSAGYHQGEALDISWKKADDSFALRDYQREAAERFETFCGSGIIVLPCGAGKTIVGLAVLEASRCETLILTSNATSVRQWTEELKMRSNLAPESVGEYTGERRQVRPVTVATYQMLTHRVAKGDGFKHMGLFNERNWGLIIYDEVHLLPAPVFRATAEIQATRRLGLTATLVREDGREGDVFSLIGPKIYDCPWKTLERRGWIAAVQCLEVPVPMEPELKKRYLYGTAKEKFRLASVNPAKTEMAAKIIKAHKGASILVIGQYLDQLAELAAILEAPVITGKTPQQERVKLYNAFNEGVVPVLIVSKVANFAVNLPDASVAIEVSGAYGSRQEEAQRLGRVLRPKRGDNRAYFYTLVTEDSREQEFALRRRLFLTEQGYGYTVMPKFGEESEMEFEDPKCGNPRGEEASGS from the coding sequence ATGATTAATAAGGGTCCTTGTCTTGTGCGCAGAGACCGGACAGTGCTGCTGGATTGCAGCCACCCGGAGTTCGAACCGGCCCGGGACCGTCTGCCGATGTTCGCGGAGCTGGTCAAGAGTCCTCCGCTTTATCATACATACCGGATAACTCCGTTGTCGCTGTGGAACGCGGCCGCGCTGGGAGCCTCGGCAGACGGAATTACGGAATGCCTTGGACAGTTGTCCGGGCACGGGCTGCCTTCCGGACTTGCGGAAGAGATGAAGCTGCTGATGTCCAGATATGGGAGACTTACTCTACATTCGGCAGATGGAGCGGAGAGGCTGCTGCTGCGCGGCGACAGCGTAGAGCTTCTGAATGAGCCGGAGGTGGGAACGGCTGCGGCAGCCTGCGGATTTCAAAGAACAGGTCCGCTTGAAATGACCGGAAACGCCGCGCACCGGGGAATGCTGAAGCAGGAGCTGGCGCGGGCCGGGTACCCGGTACTGGACAGCGCCGGTTACCATCAGGGCGAAGCGCTGGATATCAGCTGGAAGAAAGCCGATGACTCTTTTGCGCTGAGGGATTACCAGCGGGAAGCGGCTGAACGGTTCGAGACTTTCTGCGGCAGCGGGATTATCGTTCTGCCCTGCGGCGCGGGCAAGACAATCGTTGGTCTGGCCGTGCTGGAGGCTTCAAGATGCGAGACGCTGATCCTTACGTCCAATGCGACCTCGGTTCGACAATGGACCGAGGAGCTGAAGATGCGGAGCAATCTGGCTCCCGAATCCGTCGGTGAATATACCGGCGAACGGCGGCAAGTACGGCCGGTTACGGTCGCCACCTATCAAATGCTGACGCACCGCGTTGCCAAAGGTGACGGGTTCAAGCATATGGGGCTCTTCAACGAACGGAATTGGGGGCTGATCATCTATGATGAAGTGCATCTGCTCCCTGCTCCGGTCTTTCGGGCAACAGCCGAAATTCAGGCTACCCGCCGGCTTGGCCTTACCGCTACCCTGGTCAGGGAAGACGGGAGGGAGGGAGATGTTTTTTCCCTGATCGGTCCAAAAATCTATGACTGCCCTTGGAAGACGCTGGAGCGCCGGGGCTGGATCGCCGCCGTACAGTGTCTGGAGGTTCCGGTGCCGATGGAACCGGAGCTGAAGAAGCGGTATCTGTACGGGACGGCAAAAGAGAAGTTTCGTCTAGCTTCAGTCAATCCCGCCAAAACTGAAATGGCGGCGAAGATCATCAAGGCGCACAAGGGAGCGTCCATACTTGTCATCGGCCAGTATCTTGACCAGCTTGCAGAGCTTGCCGCAATCTTGGAAGCGCCGGTCATTACCGGCAAGACACCGCAGCAGGAGCGGGTTAAATTGTACAATGCATTCAATGAAGGCGTTGTGCCGGTGCTGATCGTATCCAAGGTTGCCAATTTTGCGGTCAATCTTCCGGATGCTTCGGTTGCCATCGAGGTGTCGGGAGCGTACGGCTCCCGGCAGGAAGAAGCGCAGCGGCTGGGCCGGGTGCTGCGCCCGAAACGGGGAGACAACCGGGCATACTTCTATACGCTGGTAACAGAAGACAGCAGAGAGCAGGAGTTCGCGCTTCGCCGGCGGCTGTTTTTGACGGAGCAGGGCTACGGGTATACCGTGATGCCTAAGTTCGGCGAAGAATCAGAGATGGAATTCGAAGACCCGAAATGCGGGAATCCGCGCGGTGAGGAGGCTTCAGGATCATAA
- the cax gene encoding calcium/proton exchanger, with protein sequence MKKWISPSLLVITFVLSAIGHYAKWDHTLQFVLSAIAVVFVAGFLGRATESVAHYAGQRLGGFLNATFGNAAELIIAFFLVKEGLFDMVKASLTGSIIGNLLLVLGLSIFAGGLKYKVQNFNVTLAGMNGSLMIVGVIALFVPAMFLTTHSITEGETDTLSLVVAGVLIVAYIAWLLFSMITHKQYLDDVTEDNEEELPNEHEPLWSKGQSILYLILATVMVAFVSEWLVGTLESLTERFGLSELFVGAFLVAIIGNAAEHSAAILLATKNKIGAAVEIAVGSSLQIALFVAPVLIFASYFIGNTMDIVFTTIELVAIAVAVFIARSITQDGATNWYEGLLLLGVYIILGVSFYLV encoded by the coding sequence TTGAAGAAATGGATTTCTCCTTCGCTGCTCGTTATCACCTTCGTACTTAGCGCCATCGGACATTACGCCAAGTGGGATCATACACTTCAATTCGTGCTGTCCGCCATCGCCGTAGTATTCGTAGCCGGATTTCTCGGCAGAGCCACAGAAAGCGTCGCCCATTACGCCGGTCAACGGCTGGGAGGCTTTCTTAACGCCACCTTCGGCAACGCCGCCGAACTGATTATCGCTTTTTTCCTTGTTAAAGAAGGGCTGTTCGACATGGTAAAAGCAAGTTTGACCGGGTCCATCATCGGCAACCTGCTGCTTGTGCTGGGACTGAGCATCTTCGCGGGCGGCTTGAAGTACAAGGTGCAGAATTTCAATGTTACACTGGCCGGGATGAACGGCTCGCTGATGATTGTAGGCGTTATCGCCTTGTTCGTTCCGGCCATGTTTCTAACTACCCATTCGATAACCGAAGGGGAGACGGATACGCTCAGCCTGGTTGTAGCCGGGGTTCTGATCGTAGCCTATATCGCCTGGCTGCTCTTCTCGATGATTACGCATAAACAATATTTGGACGACGTTACCGAAGACAATGAGGAAGAGCTGCCGAACGAGCATGAGCCCTTATGGTCAAAGGGCCAATCGATTCTGTACCTGATTCTCGCTACAGTAATGGTCGCTTTTGTCAGTGAATGGCTGGTCGGCACGCTGGAGAGCCTGACTGAACGTTTTGGACTCAGCGAGCTGTTCGTCGGTGCGTTCCTGGTTGCGATTATTGGTAACGCTGCGGAGCACAGCGCCGCCATTCTGCTCGCCACGAAGAACAAGATCGGCGCTGCTGTGGAGATTGCGGTCGGCAGCAGTCTGCAAATTGCCCTGTTCGTGGCGCCTGTGCTTATTTTCGCCAGTTATTTTATCGGCAATACCATGGATATTGTCTTCACCACCATCGAGCTGGTGGCGATCGCCGTTGCGGTCTTCATCGCCAGATCGATTACCCAGGACGGCGCGACCAACTGGTACGAAGGACTGCTGCTCCTCGGCGTATATATCATCCTCGGCGTTTCCTTCTACCTCGTGTAA